One window of the Pseudofrankia sp. DC12 genome contains the following:
- a CDS encoding TIGR03668 family PPOX class F420-dependent oxidoreductase has product MSPHEARARFAAARVARLATVTAGGAPRLVPITFAVLAGPEPAGPGSLGTVVTAVDHKPKRTQRLRRLDDIRREPRVTLLADDYDDDWTGLWWARADGLARVVEPTHPDHAVAVRALASRYPQYRERPPAGPAILIVVTRWSGWSYAP; this is encoded by the coding sequence ATGTCGCCGCACGAGGCACGTGCCCGATTCGCCGCCGCCCGGGTCGCGCGGCTCGCGACCGTCACGGCCGGGGGAGCGCCCCGGCTCGTACCGATCACCTTCGCGGTGCTGGCCGGTCCGGAGCCCGCCGGCCCGGGCAGCCTGGGGACCGTCGTGACGGCCGTCGACCACAAGCCGAAACGAACGCAGCGGCTGCGCCGCCTCGACGACATCCGGCGCGAGCCGCGGGTCACCCTGCTCGCGGACGACTACGACGACGACTGGACCGGCCTGTGGTGGGCGCGGGCCGACGGCCTCGCCCGGGTCGTCGAGCCCACGCATCCAGACCACGCGGTGGCGGTCCGCGCGCTCGCCAGCCGCTATCCCCAGTACCGCGAGCGGCCACCGGCCGGGCCCGCGATCTTGATCGTCGTGACCCGGTGGTCCGGCTGGTCCTACGCCCCCTGA
- a CDS encoding TIR domain-containing protein: MDERDFIVSYTRADLPWATWISSVLETAGYRVLVKAWDLVPGSIWTSMLDSAIQEDARLIAVISPAYEASTMGTAEWRAFWETDPAAERRRVIPVLVANCRPDGILGTRASIDLAGLGPQVEPDEAERLLLAGVAAAITGRAKPTSTARFPGSQETRDGGGTPSTGVPWMVAPLQRTVDRPDLGEQLLRQIAAPDAVGVGLTTALRGTGGFGKTHLATWLCNQPEVRNHFPGGVLWATLGQNVRDADLAARVEDLIWELSRQRPGSSQPNSAGAALGRLLDADDRRILLVIDDVWDEGQLQPFLAGGQSCTRLITTRIEALIPSGYHEIRVDVMSTDQAVALVTDGVVGCPPDAAARLARAAGCWPVLLNLLNGSLRRRVERGLTPGAAAAKLLATLASYGPAVFDPSGATERSKTVVATIQASLDVLDEEDQRRYFDFAIFQEDLEIPLAVLSLLWPGRDVELLCDDLARLGLLANFRLDPPYPRVRIHDIIRAYLRADGERTGHLSAIHGRLLAAARRRYLAADSALDELTSWWTLPEDADYLWRYAPYHLHEAGQKAELAATVCDPRWIEAKSRLLGSPVAAEADLDLIKTPTASALHRVLSQSPHVFAPISPASALGATLASRLDLPELQSELAAYRAILPTPRLEPLIPFDDRPDPALHRSLVGHISKVLAVVFSPDGETLASSSRDGTIRLWDVRRGIERALISGRPMSARALAFSPDGKILIAAGTVAVYLWDVATCAPRAQLVGHTAPVLGCAVSPDGSLLATVSADQTTRLWRLPDGKYVTSLRGLGNVVRAEFLEQTQLLTLDDRGVTRWDLEAGQGAVIADDPAGPLRASGGGFSRCGRIATIHHAQVLLTPSISAETRLELSGHVDRVRAAVFSADGRRLATAGADQTVRLWDAESGALQAIVGGHASAVYDCAFSPDGQLLATACADQEVRIWLVDRLDSRGGHDPLRWFRSCAFSPDGDYVSVVRDDGAVRVLRIDGGAEVARFGQGPHALYHCSYSPDGRQLATASGDNRTLIWGLETDHSVVALPWHEDRASACAFSPDGHAVASGSLDGTVLVYEPTSETSTFSTQYGAEVRSCAFSPDGEFLAVGTGTGRTYLHPTNNLASSIFHATHKRGVNAVAFSKESAYLAVLGLHQALHLAADCHNNCRHQQLLPRRL; the protein is encoded by the coding sequence TTGGATGAGCGGGATTTCATCGTGTCGTATACACGTGCGGATCTGCCGTGGGCGACGTGGATCTCCTCTGTCTTGGAGACGGCTGGCTACCGTGTCTTGGTCAAGGCCTGGGACCTGGTTCCAGGCTCCATCTGGACCAGCATGCTGGACAGCGCTATCCAGGAGGACGCCCGACTGATCGCGGTGATCTCACCGGCGTACGAGGCGTCGACGATGGGGACTGCAGAATGGCGAGCCTTCTGGGAGACGGATCCAGCCGCAGAGCGCCGTCGCGTCATTCCCGTCCTCGTCGCTAACTGCCGACCTGATGGCATCCTCGGCACACGTGCCTCGATCGACCTCGCGGGGCTCGGCCCCCAAGTCGAACCCGACGAGGCTGAACGTCTCCTGCTAGCCGGCGTAGCCGCCGCGATCACCGGCCGGGCGAAACCCACCTCCACCGCCCGATTCCCCGGCTCGCAAGAGACACGGGACGGCGGCGGTACACCCTCGACCGGCGTGCCCTGGATGGTCGCTCCGCTGCAGCGGACGGTCGACCGACCTGACCTTGGAGAGCAGCTTCTGCGGCAGATCGCGGCGCCGGATGCGGTCGGAGTCGGCCTCACCACCGCCCTGCGCGGGACCGGAGGCTTCGGGAAGACCCATCTGGCGACGTGGCTGTGCAACCAGCCAGAGGTGCGAAACCACTTCCCGGGAGGCGTGCTCTGGGCGACCCTCGGGCAAAATGTTCGCGATGCCGACTTGGCGGCACGGGTCGAGGATCTGATCTGGGAGCTGAGCAGACAGCGTCCCGGCAGTTCCCAACCCAACTCCGCGGGTGCTGCCTTGGGTCGTCTCCTCGACGCCGACGACCGGCGAATCCTTCTCGTCATCGACGACGTCTGGGACGAAGGCCAGCTGCAGCCCTTCCTCGCCGGTGGCCAAAGCTGCACAAGGCTCATCACGACGCGCATCGAGGCCCTGATTCCCTCTGGCTACCACGAGATCCGCGTCGACGTCATGTCTACCGACCAGGCCGTCGCTCTGGTCACCGACGGCGTGGTCGGATGCCCACCGGACGCGGCAGCCCGGTTGGCACGCGCGGCGGGGTGTTGGCCCGTCCTTCTGAACCTTCTCAATGGATCCCTCAGACGCCGAGTCGAGCGGGGGCTCACTCCGGGAGCAGCAGCAGCAAAGCTCCTCGCCACGCTCGCGAGCTACGGACCCGCCGTCTTCGATCCGAGCGGCGCGACCGAACGCTCCAAGACGGTAGTCGCGACGATTCAGGCGAGCCTTGACGTGCTCGACGAAGAAGACCAGCGACGATACTTCGATTTCGCGATCTTCCAAGAGGACCTTGAGATCCCCTTGGCCGTGCTCTCGCTCCTGTGGCCTGGCAGAGACGTCGAGTTGCTGTGCGACGACCTGGCCCGGCTGGGACTTCTCGCGAACTTCAGGCTCGACCCGCCGTATCCGCGCGTCAGGATCCACGACATCATCCGCGCTTACCTTCGCGCGGATGGCGAACGCACCGGCCACCTGTCAGCGATCCACGGCCGACTCCTTGCCGCGGCCCGGCGCAGGTACCTCGCCGCGGACAGCGCACTCGATGAGTTGACCTCATGGTGGACCTTGCCCGAGGACGCTGACTACCTCTGGAGGTACGCGCCCTACCACCTCCATGAAGCCGGACAGAAGGCAGAACTCGCGGCCACCGTCTGCGACCCCCGCTGGATCGAGGCCAAGTCGCGGCTCCTTGGCTCCCCTGTCGCCGCCGAGGCCGACCTGGACCTGATCAAGACGCCGACCGCGTCCGCGCTGCACCGCGTTCTTTCCCAGTCCCCACACGTTTTCGCCCCCATCAGCCCGGCGAGTGCGCTCGGCGCGACCCTGGCCAGCCGTCTGGACCTCCCCGAACTCCAGTCCGAGCTGGCGGCCTACCGGGCGATCCTTCCTACACCACGACTCGAGCCGCTGATTCCGTTCGACGACCGACCTGACCCAGCGTTGCACCGAAGTCTCGTCGGTCACATCTCGAAGGTGCTGGCCGTTGTCTTTTCGCCAGACGGTGAGACGCTCGCGTCCTCAAGTCGGGACGGCACCATCCGGCTTTGGGACGTCCGTCGCGGCATCGAACGTGCGCTCATCTCCGGGCGCCCCATGTCCGCGCGAGCGTTGGCATTTTCGCCGGACGGAAAGATTCTGATCGCGGCCGGCACCGTCGCCGTCTACCTGTGGGATGTGGCCACCTGTGCCCCAAGGGCTCAGCTGGTCGGACATACGGCGCCGGTCCTCGGCTGCGCTGTCTCTCCCGATGGCAGCTTACTAGCGACCGTCAGCGCCGACCAGACCACGCGCCTCTGGCGGCTCCCCGACGGCAAGTACGTGACCAGCCTCCGCGGACTCGGCAACGTCGTAAGGGCTGAGTTTCTCGAACAAACCCAGCTACTCACGTTGGACGACCGCGGCGTCACGCGATGGGATCTCGAAGCAGGGCAAGGCGCTGTCATCGCCGACGACCCGGCAGGCCCCTTGCGGGCCAGCGGAGGCGGCTTTAGCCGATGCGGCCGGATCGCCACGATCCACCACGCTCAGGTTCTGCTCACGCCGTCGATCTCTGCAGAAACGCGGCTCGAGCTGTCCGGCCACGTGGACCGAGTCCGCGCCGCTGTCTTCTCCGCCGACGGTCGACGACTTGCGACCGCCGGCGCGGACCAGACCGTACGGCTATGGGATGCGGAAAGCGGCGCGCTGCAGGCGATCGTCGGCGGCCACGCAAGTGCGGTGTACGACTGCGCGTTTTCACCGGACGGCCAACTCCTCGCGACCGCCTGCGCCGACCAGGAGGTTCGCATCTGGCTGGTCGACCGGTTGGACAGCCGGGGCGGCCACGATCCCCTGCGATGGTTCCGCAGCTGCGCGTTCTCACCCGATGGGGACTACGTGTCCGTTGTTCGCGACGACGGCGCGGTCCGGGTGCTTCGGATCGACGGCGGTGCCGAGGTCGCCCGCTTCGGGCAGGGTCCACACGCGTTGTACCACTGCTCGTACTCGCCGGACGGCCGGCAGCTCGCCACCGCGAGCGGCGACAACCGAACGCTGATATGGGGACTCGAAACCGACCACAGCGTAGTCGCGCTCCCCTGGCACGAAGATCGAGCATCGGCCTGCGCGTTCTCCCCCGATGGGCACGCTGTGGCCAGCGGAAGCCTGGACGGCACCGTCCTCGTATACGAACCGACCAGCGAGACGTCCACCTTCTCCACCCAGTACGGAGCCGAGGTCCGCAGCTGCGCTTTCTCACCCGACGGCGAGTTTCTCGCCGTCGGCACAGGAACCGGGCGCACCTACCTCCACCCCACCAACAACCTGGCTTCCTCAATCTTCCACGCGACTCACAAACGCGGTGTCAATGCGGTCGCCTTCTCTAAGGAGAGCGCCTACCTCGCCGTACTGGGATTGCACCAGGCTCTACACCTCGCCGCCGACTGTCATAATAACTGTCGGCACCAACAACTCCTACCACGACGTCTCTAA
- a CDS encoding acyl-CoA dehydrogenase family protein: MGFSLDLTDEQSELRDWVHGFAAEVVRPAASEWDEREETPWPVIQEAAKIGLYGFDSLATMFGDETGLSLPIASEELFWGDAGIGLAIMGSSLAAAGISSAGTLDQLVEWAPQCYGDAADPKLGAFCVSEPGAGSDVSSLRTRARYDEATDEWVINGQKAWITNGGIANVHVVVASVDPGLRSRGQATFVIPPNTPGLVAAKKIKKLGLRASHTADLFFDDVRVPGSCLLGGKDKLDARLAKAREGGHSRGQGAMATFERTRPTVGAQAVGIARAAYEYALDYAKTRETFGRPIIENQAIAFALADMRMEIDAARLLIWRAAWMGKQDRSFGAGEGSMSKLKAGEVAVTVTEKAVQILGGAGYSREHPVERMYRDSKIYTIFEGTSEIQRLVIARAISGVHIR; encoded by the coding sequence ATGGGTTTCAGCCTCGATCTGACCGACGAGCAGAGCGAGCTGCGCGACTGGGTGCACGGCTTCGCCGCCGAGGTCGTCCGCCCGGCGGCCTCCGAATGGGACGAGCGGGAAGAGACGCCCTGGCCCGTCATCCAGGAGGCCGCCAAGATCGGCCTCTACGGCTTCGACTCGCTCGCGACCATGTTCGGCGACGAGACCGGCCTGTCGCTGCCGATCGCCTCCGAGGAGCTGTTCTGGGGCGATGCCGGCATCGGCCTGGCCATCATGGGCAGCAGCCTCGCCGCGGCCGGGATCTCGTCGGCCGGCACCCTCGACCAGCTCGTCGAGTGGGCGCCGCAGTGCTACGGCGACGCGGCCGACCCGAAGCTGGGCGCGTTCTGCGTCTCCGAGCCCGGCGCCGGCTCCGACGTCTCCTCGCTGCGCACCCGGGCCCGCTACGACGAGGCCACGGACGAATGGGTGATCAACGGCCAGAAGGCCTGGATCACCAACGGCGGCATCGCGAACGTCCACGTCGTCGTCGCCTCCGTCGACCCGGGGCTCAGGTCCCGCGGCCAGGCCACGTTCGTCATCCCGCCGAACACCCCCGGCCTGGTCGCCGCCAAGAAGATCAAGAAGCTCGGCCTGCGCGCCTCGCACACAGCCGACCTCTTTTTCGACGACGTCCGCGTCCCCGGCAGCTGCCTGCTCGGCGGCAAGGACAAGCTCGACGCCCGACTGGCCAAGGCCCGCGAGGGCGGCCACTCCCGCGGCCAGGGCGCGATGGCGACCTTCGAACGCACCCGCCCGACCGTCGGCGCCCAGGCTGTCGGCATCGCCCGCGCCGCCTACGAGTACGCGCTCGACTACGCCAAGACCCGCGAGACGTTCGGCCGCCCCATCATCGAGAACCAGGCGATCGCGTTCGCCCTGGCCGACATGAGGATGGAGATCGACGCCGCCCGCCTGCTGATCTGGCGAGCCGCCTGGATGGGCAAGCAGGACAGGTCGTTCGGCGCCGGCGAAGGCTCCATGTCCAAGCTGAAGGCCGGCGAGGTCGCCGTCACCGTCACCGAGAAGGCCGTCCAGATCCTCGGCGGCGCCGGCTACAGCCGCGAGCACCCGGTCGAACGCATGTACCGGGATTCCAAGATCTACACAATCTTCGAAGGCACCTCCGAGATCCAGCGGCTCGTGATCGCCCGCGCCATCTCTGGAGTGCACATTCGCTGA